From Desulfovibrio sp., a single genomic window includes:
- a CDS encoding HAMP domain-containing protein yields MSSSLLGRIRRSTTFRLTASYAFLYIVSSLFLFTIAYVLLANVVRTQDQKLLTEKLNEYSYIERTKGLGALIEFIRRDTEEYQEPDYFVRILDSSKRELLTIAPSGWDAVPKEQLDARAWEGTSWHLWEQPGAGGGVYDFSSRKLGSGVIIVGGDAKQREELLAEFKRIFAGITFTVIFIGVVVGAVLANRSLAPIRDLIGTVTSIGRGSMEARVPTRGSGDELDELASLFNSMLERISTLIQGMRDALDNVAHDLRTPLTRAKAVVETALQSNLSERGLREALMDIAEENERIRTTLTTLMDISEAETGTMHLAIERVDMAGLIEESVEIYEYLAQEKGIILVSDSFPGLYAMADAGRVRQVLANLLDNALKYSKPGGQVYVQGWLEEGKVRVMVRDEGEGIPEEDIPRIFERLYRGDKSRSHRGLGLGLSLVRAVLKAHGGNITVKSRVGRGSDFVFSLPAA; encoded by the coding sequence ATGTCCTCAAGCCTCCTCGGCAGGATTAGACGCAGTACCACCTTTCGTCTCACCGCCAGTTACGCCTTTCTCTACATCGTCAGTTCACTTTTTCTTTTCACCATCGCCTATGTGCTGCTGGCCAATGTGGTGCGTACCCAGGACCAGAAGCTTCTAACGGAAAAACTAAACGAGTATAGCTATATAGAGCGGACAAAGGGCCTCGGTGCGCTCATAGAGTTCATCCGGCGCGATACCGAGGAGTACCAGGAGCCCGACTATTTCGTGCGCATACTGGATTCTTCCAAGCGGGAGCTTCTTACCATCGCCCCTTCCGGGTGGGATGCCGTGCCCAAGGAACAATTGGATGCGCGGGCCTGGGAAGGCACCAGCTGGCATTTGTGGGAGCAGCCCGGGGCCGGGGGCGGAGTCTACGATTTTTCGTCCCGAAAGCTGGGCAGCGGGGTCATTATCGTGGGGGGCGACGCCAAGCAGCGCGAGGAGCTTCTCGCCGAATTCAAGCGGATCTTTGCGGGAATAACCTTCACGGTGATATTTATTGGCGTGGTGGTGGGAGCTGTCCTGGCCAACCGCTCCCTGGCTCCCATCCGGGACCTCATAGGCACTGTGACCTCCATCGGCCGGGGCAGCATGGAGGCCAGAGTGCCGACCCGGGGCTCCGGAGACGAGCTGGACGAGTTGGCCAGCCTCTTCAACTCCATGCTGGAGCGCATCTCCACGCTCATCCAGGGCATGCGCGACGCCTTGGACAACGTGGCCCACGATCTGCGCACGCCCCTGACCAGGGCCAAGGCCGTGGTGGAGACGGCGTTGCAGTCGAATCTGTCGGAGCGGGGCCTGCGCGAAGCGCTCATGGACATCGCCGAGGAGAACGAGCGTATCCGCACCACCCTGACCACGCTCATGGACATCTCCGAGGCCGAGACGGGCACCATGCACCTGGCCATCGAACGGGTGGACATGGCCGGCCTCATCGAGGAGAGCGTGGAAATCTACGAATATCTGGCCCAGGAAAAGGGGATCATACTGGTTTCGGACTCGTTCCCGGGCCTTTACGCCATGGCAGATGCCGGAAGGGTGCGCCAGGTGCTGGCCAATCTTCTGGACAACGCGCTCAAATACTCCAAGCCGGGCGGGCAGGTGTATGTGCAGGGATGGCTGGAGGAAGGGAAGGTGCGCGTCATGGTGCGCGACGAGGGCGAAGGAATACCGGAGGAGGACATCCCGCGTATTTTCGAACGCCTCTATCGCGGCGACAAGAGCCGCTCCCACAGGGGGTTAGGGCTTGGCTTGTCTTTGGTGCGGGCCGTGCTCAAGGCCCACGGCGGAAATATAACGGTGAAAAGCAGGGTGGGGCGGGGGAGCGACTTCGTGTTCAGTCTTCCGGCAGCGTGA
- a CDS encoding response regulator transcription factor, which translates to MRILLVEDDPKISAFIAQGLKQNGFAVDQCDDGQDGLHMALNESYSAAVVDVMLPGLDGLKLIEEMRKNSVNTPVIILSAKHSVDDRVKGLQTGGDDYLAKPFSFAELLARLQALIRRSTSSAETTHISVGGLSMNLLTREVYRDETPINLQPREFALLEFFMRNPGKVLSKTMIMEHVWNYHFDPQTNVVDVLVCRLRNKIDRDFEPKILSTLRGVGYVLKPPRQD; encoded by the coding sequence ATGCGAATACTCCTGGTCGAGGACGACCCGAAAATTTCGGCATTCATTGCCCAGGGCCTCAAGCAAAACGGCTTCGCTGTGGACCAGTGCGACGACGGCCAGGACGGGCTGCACATGGCCTTGAACGAGTCCTATTCAGCGGCGGTGGTCGATGTGATGCTGCCCGGCCTTGATGGGCTTAAGCTCATTGAGGAGATGCGCAAGAACTCCGTCAACACCCCGGTGATCATTCTCTCGGCCAAGCACTCCGTGGACGACCGGGTCAAAGGCCTGCAAACCGGCGGGGACGACTACCTGGCCAAGCCGTTTTCGTTTGCCGAGCTTTTGGCCAGGCTTCAGGCCCTTATCCGCAGGTCCACCAGTTCCGCCGAAACAACACACATTTCCGTCGGCGGGCTCTCCATGAATCTGCTCACCCGCGAGGTTTACCGGGACGAGACGCCCATAAACCTCCAGCCCAGGGAATTCGCCCTGCTGGAATTCTTCATGCGAAACCCGGGCAAGGTGCTTTCCAAAACCATGATCATGGAGCATGTCTGGAATTACCATTTCGACCCCCAGACCAACGTGGTGGACGTGCTGGTTTGCCGCCTGCGCAACAAGATAGACCGGGATTTCGAACCCAAGATTCTCTCCACCCTGAGGGGGGTCGGCTATGTCCTCAAGCCTCCTCGGCAGGATTAG
- a CDS encoding OsmC family protein, which produces MSTSASNELALLAPSRIFDGGDLDCGSGLALLIREHMLKVPPGEVLEMISREPTVADDLPPWCRLSGHDFLGSLPGDTGVRYFLRRGDNASPEASEESERRALEEDKARARQYEWRLRVRAGENQTSTVYCRNFSWKLGQPASFEERDRNPCAVEGLLGALGAALATGYATECSRDSLEMDDIEITVKGRLNNILAHLGMEEGDPSFSAIEVRCFASTLDDEKKARTAWERTVARSPLAATLAKAVELKTSFAIA; this is translated from the coding sequence ATGTCCACATCTGCGAGTAATGAATTAGCCCTCCTCGCTCCAAGCCGCATCTTTGACGGAGGCGATCTGGACTGCGGCTCCGGGCTGGCCCTTCTCATCAGGGAACACATGCTGAAAGTGCCTCCCGGAGAGGTGCTGGAAATGATAAGCCGCGAACCCACCGTGGCCGACGATCTTCCTCCCTGGTGCAGGCTTTCCGGGCACGATTTCCTGGGGAGCCTTCCCGGGGACACGGGCGTTCGCTACTTCCTGCGCCGTGGCGACAATGCCTCGCCAGAGGCTTCGGAAGAGTCCGAGCGCCGCGCCCTGGAAGAGGACAAGGCCCGGGCCAGGCAATACGAATGGCGGCTTCGGGTCCGGGCCGGGGAAAACCAGACCAGCACTGTCTACTGCCGAAATTTCTCCTGGAAGCTGGGGCAACCGGCCAGTTTCGAGGAGCGCGACCGAAACCCCTGCGCGGTGGAAGGGTTGTTGGGCGCTCTGGGAGCCGCATTGGCCACGGGCTATGCCACCGAGTGTTCGCGGGACTCCCTGGAGATGGATGACATCGAGATCACCGTGAAAGGACGCCTGAACAACATCCTGGCTCATCTGGGCATGGAAGAGGGCGATCCCTCCTTCAGCGCCATTGAGGTCCGCTGCTTCGCCTCCACGCTGGACGATGAGAAAAAAGCCAGAACCGCCTGGGAGCGAACGGTCGCCCGTTCTCCACTCGCCGCCACCTTGGCCAAAGCCGTGGAATTAAAAACCTCCTTCGCCATAGCATGA
- a CDS encoding DsrE family protein produces the protein MAEKFCVTITHCRTDGDKATLGFVVANAALGSDKDTMVFLSTDGVYCAVKGEAEKIDEGAPFAPLKELIGKFVNAGGKVFVCTPCLKKRGLSEADLIDGATPAGGAVLVEWLCSGSPCVAY, from the coding sequence ATGGCTGAGAAGTTCTGCGTCACCATCACCCATTGCCGCACGGACGGCGACAAGGCCACGCTGGGCTTCGTTGTGGCCAATGCCGCACTGGGAAGCGATAAGGACACCATGGTATTTCTCTCCACCGACGGCGTGTACTGCGCCGTGAAGGGCGAGGCGGAGAAGATCGATGAAGGCGCGCCGTTCGCACCCCTCAAGGAACTCATCGGAAAGTTCGTGAACGCTGGAGGAAAGGTGTTCGTGTGCACCCCATGCCTCAAGAAGCGCGGGCTTTCCGAGGCGGACCTCATCGATGGGGCCACGCCCGCTGGCGGAGCCGTGCTGGTGGAGTGGCTGTGCTCGGGTTCGCCCTGCGTTGCCTACTAG
- a CDS encoding sulfurtransferase TusA family protein → MTESYPEHWVFDDEFDSGDESCGRVIINLHSYVKPLAPGTRLMLISKDPAAPVEFPAWCRMTRNTLLDRAHPFYLIELKPEQKEREHG, encoded by the coding sequence ATGACCGAATCCTACCCTGAACATTGGGTTTTCGACGATGAATTCGACAGCGGGGATGAGTCCTGCGGCCGGGTCATCATCAACCTGCATTCCTATGTGAAGCCTTTGGCCCCGGGGACAAGGCTCATGCTCATTTCCAAGGATCCCGCCGCTCCCGTGGAGTTTCCCGCATGGTGCCGCATGACCCGCAACACGCTTCTTGATCGCGCGCACCCGTTCTACCTGATTGAACTAAAACCCGAACAGAAGGAGAGGGAACATGGCTGA
- the typA gene encoding translational GTPase TypA codes for MSSNDSIRNIAIIAHVDHGKTTLVDAMFRQSGTFRENQEVDDRVMDSMDLERERGITIAAKNCAVSWKGVKINIIDTPGHADFGGEVERSMVMADGAILLVDSSEGPLPQTRFVLKKALERGLSIMVVVNKIDRKDARPQEVLDEVYDLFIDLDANEDQLDFPVLYAIGREGMAKTSLEGEGTDLTPLFDAILEHIPAPRYDATAPFQMLVADLGYSDFLGRLAIGRVMNGVAHQNETLVCIGEGGDVKQLRVTRLQTYKGPSLVEATEATPGDTIVLSGIEDVKIGDTICTSSAPKALPRITVDEPTVSMKFAINTSPMAGREGKLVQSRKILERLERECLSNVAIKVEQSEDKDSFIVKGRGEFQMAILIETMRREGFELSVSRPEVIYKEKNGKRLEPIESVFVDCEETFLGVVTEKLSIRKGRMVNLVNHGKGRVRMEFSVPSRGLIGYRDEFLTDTKGTGIMNSLLEGYEPYRGDFPTRFTGSLVADRTGVGVAYGLFHLEPRGEMFITAGDPVYEGMIVGEHNRDNDLDINPCKEKKLTNMRASGKDENCVLTPIRPMTLERAIHFVRDDELVEVTPLSIRLRKAELSAGKRHLLHGQRKKEKAS; via the coding sequence ATGTCTTCCAACGACAGCATCCGTAATATTGCCATCATCGCCCACGTCGACCACGGCAAGACCACCCTGGTGGACGCAATGTTCCGCCAGAGCGGCACCTTCCGCGAGAACCAGGAAGTGGACGACCGTGTCATGGACTCCATGGACCTGGAGCGCGAGCGCGGCATCACCATCGCCGCCAAGAACTGCGCCGTGTCCTGGAAGGGCGTGAAGATAAACATCATCGACACCCCCGGCCACGCCGACTTCGGCGGCGAGGTTGAACGCTCAATGGTCATGGCCGACGGCGCGATCCTTTTGGTGGACTCCTCCGAGGGCCCGCTGCCCCAGACCCGCTTCGTGCTGAAAAAGGCCCTGGAGCGCGGCCTGTCCATCATGGTGGTGGTCAACAAGATCGACCGCAAGGACGCCCGCCCCCAGGAAGTGCTGGACGAGGTCTACGACCTCTTCATCGACCTGGACGCCAACGAGGACCAGCTGGACTTCCCCGTGCTCTACGCCATCGGGCGCGAGGGCATGGCCAAGACCAGCCTGGAAGGCGAAGGCACGGACCTGACCCCGCTCTTCGACGCCATTTTGGAGCACATTCCCGCCCCGCGTTACGACGCCACCGCCCCCTTCCAGATGCTGGTGGCCGACCTTGGCTATTCCGACTTTTTGGGGCGCCTGGCCATCGGCCGGGTCATGAACGGCGTGGCCCATCAGAACGAGACCCTGGTGTGCATCGGCGAGGGAGGCGACGTGAAGCAGCTGCGCGTCACCCGCTTGCAGACCTACAAGGGGCCGAGCCTCGTGGAAGCCACCGAGGCCACCCCGGGCGACACCATCGTTCTTTCCGGCATCGAGGACGTGAAGATCGGCGACACCATCTGCACCTCCTCCGCCCCCAAGGCCCTGCCGCGCATCACCGTGGACGAGCCCACGGTGTCCATGAAGTTCGCCATCAACACCTCGCCCATGGCCGGGCGCGAGGGCAAGCTCGTGCAGTCGCGCAAGATTCTCGAGCGCCTGGAGCGCGAGTGCCTGTCCAACGTGGCCATCAAGGTGGAACAGAGCGAAGACAAGGACAGCTTCATCGTCAAGGGCCGGGGCGAGTTCCAGATGGCCATCCTGATCGAAACCATGCGCCGCGAAGGGTTTGAGCTGTCCGTCAGCCGCCCCGAGGTCATCTACAAGGAAAAGAACGGCAAGCGCCTGGAGCCCATCGAGAGTGTGTTCGTGGACTGCGAGGAAACCTTCCTGGGCGTGGTCACGGAAAAGCTTTCCATCCGCAAGGGCCGTATGGTGAATCTTGTGAACCACGGCAAGGGCCGGGTGCGCATGGAGTTCTCGGTGCCCTCTCGTGGGTTGATCGGCTATCGCGACGAATTTTTGACCGACACCAAGGGCACGGGCATCATGAACTCGCTTTTGGAGGGGTATGAACCCTACCGGGGCGATTTCCCCACCCGTTTCACCGGCTCCCTGGTGGCCGACCGAACCGGCGTGGGCGTGGCCTACGGCCTGTTCCACCTGGAACCGCGCGGCGAGATGTTCATCACCGCGGGCGACCCGGTGTACGAGGGAATGATCGTTGGCGAGCACAACCGCGACAACGACCTGGACATCAACCCCTGCAAGGAAAAGAAGCTCACCAACATGCGCGCCTCGGGCAAGGACGAGAACTGCGTGCTCACACCCATCCGCCCCATGACCTTGGAGCGGGCCATCCACTTCGTGCGGGACGACGAACTGGTGGAGGTGACGCCCCTGTCCATCCGGCTTCGCAAGGCGGAACTGTCCGCTGGCAAGCGCCATCTTCTCCACGGGCAGAGAAAGAAAGAAAAAGCCAGCTAG
- a CDS encoding transporter substrate-binding domain-containing protein, producing the protein MKKTSALAIVLALLASATSRSEPIQFYYPARPPYNFTLNGKPTGFLVELTQAILHDAEVEAVFVELPSPRIFSELQREDSQCCLFGALKVPEREAYGSFTLPIMEDSPLVALILAKNAALFFGKTSFRELAADKKLTLGLIRSWSYGDYVDGVIKKEHAKVIGIPEKENQARMLASERFLYTLARETEIDDLIRLSGKSRADFVSIPLSDTSERKKRYILCGKGVPGEVIERINASIVKHCDVRE; encoded by the coding sequence ATGAAAAAAACATCCGCACTTGCCATCGTCCTGGCTCTCCTTGCATCGGCCACCTCCAGGAGCGAGCCGATACAGTTTTATTATCCCGCGCGCCCGCCATATAACTTCACCCTCAATGGCAAGCCCACAGGTTTCCTGGTCGAGTTGACCCAAGCCATCCTGCATGATGCCGAAGTCGAGGCCGTCTTCGTCGAGTTGCCCTCGCCGCGCATCTTCTCGGAACTGCAACGCGAAGACAGTCAGTGCTGCCTTTTCGGGGCGCTCAAGGTTCCTGAGAGGGAAGCCTACGGATCATTCACCCTGCCCATCATGGAGGACAGCCCCTTGGTGGCCCTCATTCTGGCCAAGAACGCCGCGCTTTTCTTCGGGAAGACCTCATTCAGGGAGCTCGCGGCGGACAAGAAGCTCACCTTGGGCCTGATACGTTCCTGGTCCTACGGGGACTATGTCGACGGCGTGATCAAGAAGGAGCACGCCAAGGTGATTGGGATTCCGGAAAAGGAGAACCAGGCCCGCATGCTGGCCAGCGAGCGTTTCCTCTATACTCTTGCCAGAGAGACGGAGATCGACGACCTCATCAGGCTCTCCGGAAAAAGCAGGGCGGACTTCGTGAGTATACCTCTCTCCGACACAAGCGAACGAAAAAAGCGTTATATCCTCTGCGGGAAAGGGGTCCCAGGGGAAGTGATCGAGCGGATCAACGCCTCGATTGTGAAACACTGTGATGTCCGCGAATAG
- a CDS encoding L-2-amino-thiazoline-4-carboxylic acid hydrolase: MVTISRRKIIQAGCVAACGCVFPWNTRAASQPNYYAVSRERLLGEFKGVCEGVRQYLNAKHPASQAAAISADAISAFDSMLLSMADLGGDSNRNQQYLTQAGWLAAIYAAMKAKGMAAKDAGRLFYDLNAEELASTPAAQLAARGAAFFSPESKASLAEWARWTHERLYPGDWVATAFFSDGSDFDMGYDMLECGVAKFFKAQKMEDVAPYFCLNDFPRSRCEGTGLYRSMTIAQGDVKCDFRYKQGREVVQGWETEVARFPDKPGA; encoded by the coding sequence ATAGTGACGATTTCTCGACGTAAAATCATTCAAGCCGGATGCGTGGCAGCTTGTGGGTGCGTCTTCCCCTGGAACACCAGAGCTGCCTCGCAGCCGAACTACTACGCGGTCAGCCGGGAACGCCTGCTGGGCGAGTTCAAGGGCGTCTGCGAAGGGGTGAGGCAGTATCTCAATGCCAAACACCCTGCATCTCAGGCCGCGGCAATATCCGCCGACGCCATCTCCGCATTCGACTCCATGCTGCTCTCCATGGCCGATCTCGGTGGAGACTCCAACCGCAACCAGCAGTACCTCACCCAGGCCGGTTGGCTGGCGGCCATATACGCGGCAATGAAGGCCAAAGGTATGGCTGCCAAGGATGCGGGGCGGCTTTTCTACGACTTGAACGCGGAGGAACTTGCCTCAACTCCTGCCGCCCAGCTTGCGGCGCGCGGAGCTGCGTTTTTTTCGCCTGAAAGCAAGGCGTCGCTGGCTGAATGGGCCAGGTGGACCCATGAGCGCCTCTATCCGGGTGATTGGGTGGCCACGGCCTTTTTCAGTGACGGTTCTGATTTCGACATGGGCTACGACATGCTCGAATGCGGGGTTGCGAAGTTCTTCAAGGCACAGAAAATGGAGGACGTGGCTCCGTATTTCTGCCTGAACGATTTCCCCAGATCCCGGTGCGAGGGAACCGGCTTGTACCGTAGCATGACCATTGCCCAGGGAGATGTGAAGTGCGACTTCCGCTACAAGCAGGGAAGGGAGGTTGTGCAGGGTTGGGAAACCGAGGTGGCGCGTTTTCCTGACAAACCAGGAGCATGA
- a CDS encoding laccase domain-containing protein, translating to MAVTSIPFSFPGLPGVCAVFTTAASGPEKGNIAYTVTKDPEAVLANRLSLKDQLGFSSWHSLKQVHGTGMAFEPAAVAMDERSSLKADGSATSAAGQALVIKTADCQPILMAHESGKYVAALHVGWRGNVLEFPQKAVAAFCERYGVAPEELLAVRGPSMGPGESEFTNFEMEFGDRFRDFFDPATRTVNLWRLTVAQLRQAGLRRERIFSLDLCTVSLAEFHSYRRDKANSGRQASLIWIK from the coding sequence ATGGCCGTGACGTCGATACCGTTCTCGTTTCCTGGTCTGCCGGGCGTGTGCGCCGTGTTCACCACTGCCGCGAGCGGGCCTGAGAAGGGGAACATCGCATATACTGTGACAAAAGATCCCGAAGCGGTGCTGGCCAACCGGCTGTCGCTTAAGGATCAGCTGGGGTTTTCGAGCTGGCATTCGCTCAAACAGGTGCACGGCACGGGCATGGCTTTCGAGCCGGCTGCTGTCGCAATGGACGAACGCTCCAGCCTGAAGGCCGACGGCTCGGCAACAAGCGCTGCCGGGCAGGCATTAGTGATAAAGACAGCGGACTGCCAGCCAATCCTCATGGCTCATGAGAGCGGGAAGTACGTGGCCGCGCTGCACGTTGGTTGGCGTGGGAACGTGCTTGAGTTTCCGCAAAAGGCGGTGGCCGCCTTCTGCGAGCGTTATGGGGTAGCGCCGGAGGAACTCCTGGCCGTGCGGGGCCCGAGCATGGGGCCAGGCGAAAGCGAATTCACCAACTTCGAGATGGAGTTCGGGGACAGGTTCCGGGACTTCTTCGATCCGGCCACGCGGACAGTGAACCTCTGGCGGCTCACCGTGGCCCAGCTTCGCCAGGCCGGGCTTCGCCGGGAGAGGATATTCAGCCTGGACCTGTGCACCGTGAGTTTGGCGGAGTTCCACTCCTACCGTCGCGACAAGGCCAACTCGGGGCGCCAGGCCAGCCTTATTTGGATAAAGTAG
- a CDS encoding 5-formyltetrahydrofolate cyclo-ligase encodes MPLNANQSRPDKAALRQTILSRRAGLSEKEVRLASLAATALVERLERWRGAKEAMVYLSFKGEIETTELLEGLWSRRVRVLAPRCRPWEDGILDVACISCLSDLAPGAYGILEPKEDRCPALGRFSPGVALIPAVAFDRRGARLGFGQGYYDRLLAGPQFDNTFLIGLAHSFQVVEHLPQDSWDKPVHVVVTDEEIIWP; translated from the coding sequence ATGCCACTCAACGCGAACCAATCCAGGCCGGACAAGGCGGCCCTTCGCCAGACGATCCTGTCCAGGCGGGCGGGCTTGAGCGAGAAAGAGGTGCGTCTGGCGAGCCTTGCCGCGACGGCCCTGGTCGAACGCCTTGAACGATGGCGCGGCGCCAAGGAGGCCATGGTCTACTTGTCCTTCAAGGGCGAGATAGAGACTACTGAACTGCTTGAAGGTCTCTGGAGCCGGAGGGTGCGCGTGCTGGCTCCGCGCTGCCGTCCGTGGGAGGACGGAATACTGGACGTGGCCTGCATATCCTGCCTGTCCGACCTCGCACCCGGCGCATACGGCATCTTGGAGCCCAAAGAGGACAGGTGCCCGGCGCTTGGGCGCTTCAGCCCCGGAGTTGCGCTTATTCCAGCCGTGGCATTCGACCGCAGGGGAGCCCGTCTTGGTTTTGGCCAGGGCTATTACGATAGGCTTCTGGCCGGCCCGCAATTCGACAACACCTTCCTTATAGGCCTGGCCCACAGTTTTCAGGTGGTGGAGCATCTGCCGCAGGACTCCTGGGACAAACCCGTGCATGTGGTGGTGACCGACGAGGAGATCATATGGCCGTGA
- a CDS encoding metallophosphoesterase translates to MTGPHPFWVGIGDIHGHTANLRRIPELPRATGVIVSGDLTIRGKVPEAREVIEAVSDINPRVLAQIGNMDFASVQTWLNESGLGIHLQTRELAPGLGLMGVGWSPPTPFATPSEVPDAQLAEWLLEAYDKARDFEHLILVSHTPPHGTATDVVSSGTHVGSLAVREFIERAQPDLCLTGHIHESRSMDSIGKTVVVNPGDLDSGGYALIGFDGQTVTATLKTIS, encoded by the coding sequence ATGACAGGCCCCCATCCCTTCTGGGTCGGCATAGGCGACATCCACGGCCACACGGCCAATCTGCGCCGCATTCCGGAGCTTCCCCGGGCGACCGGGGTGATCGTCAGCGGAGACCTCACCATCAGGGGCAAAGTGCCCGAAGCCCGCGAGGTTATCGAGGCCGTATCCGATATTAATCCCCGGGTGCTGGCCCAGATAGGCAACATGGACTTCGCTTCCGTGCAGACATGGCTGAACGAAAGCGGTCTGGGCATACACCTACAGACCAGGGAGCTGGCACCGGGGCTTGGGCTCATGGGAGTTGGCTGGTCGCCCCCCACCCCGTTCGCCACCCCGAGCGAAGTCCCGGACGCCCAATTGGCTGAATGGCTGCTGGAAGCCTACGACAAGGCCCGTGACTTCGAGCACCTCATTCTTGTCTCCCACACGCCCCCTCATGGTACCGCGACCGACGTGGTGAGTTCCGGAACCCATGTGGGCTCCCTGGCCGTGCGGGAGTTCATCGAGCGTGCCCAGCCGGACCTGTGCCTTACCGGCCACATCCACGAATCCCGAAGCATGGACTCCATCGGCAAAACCGTTGTCGTGAACCCCGGCGACCTGGACTCCGGCGGCTACGCCCTCATTGGCTTTGACGGGCAAACCGTGACCGCCACCTTGAAAACCATTTCCTGA